Part of the Triticum urartu cultivar G1812 chromosome 2, Tu2.1, whole genome shotgun sequence genome, CTCCGCGCGCCAGCAGCTCACGCCCGTCCGTCACTGGAAGGGCCAGCCTCCCCGCAGCGAGCTCCCCGTAGACGACGTTCACCGAGCACGGCTGCGAGAAGAACGCCGCGGCGGGAACGCCGGCCGCGCGCGCCACCCGCCCCGCCCACGGCAGGTGGGAGTCGTGCACCAGCACGCGCACGGGCCGCCCGGCGCGCGCCTCCGACAGAAGGAGCTCCCGCAGCGTGTCGGACCCCACGGCCTCCAGCCGGGAGAAGTACTCCGTGTAGTCCGAGGCCGCGCCGCCGGCGTCGAAGCCGTCCGAGATGGCGGCCACGCGGAAGGGCGCGCCGGGCGGCGGGCTGGAGGAGAGCACGTGGCGGGTGGTGACGAGCGTGGGGCGGAGGCCGTGGCGCGCCAGGCGGCGGCCCAGCTCCAGCAGCGGGTTCGTGTGGCCCTGCGCCCCCGGGAACGGCAGGAGGAGGACGCtcgcgccctcgccgtcgccgccgcctccatggcCCGTGCGCTGCATGCTTCTGCTTGGTCTGGGGATTCCTCAGGTGTTCCGGTGCTTCGGTGGAGTGGATTATATAGGCACGGAAAGGGTGGAAGCTGAGCGGCGCGCAAGGTCCGGTGGCTGAACTTGGGCGAGTGGAAGCAACGAGGAAGGTGGCGCGGCTGCATTCTCCACCGTACGCGTGCACATCCATCTTCCGAGGACACCCGTCAATCAGACAAAGACACTGCGTGTGATATTCTCAATGTTTTAAATAACGGGTTATGAAAAATAGCGACGGGCCTTTACATCAGGTTATAACAAAGATATAGCGAGCTAAAACGGGTTATAGCGGGCTATTTGTGAAGACGATTATTTAGTAGCACCCGGCTGCTATAGTTGACTATTTAAAACTATGAATATTATCAGCGAGTGGCCAGCAACTTAGTGGGGTCTTCACCAGTGCCTTTGCTGGTTAAAAACGTAGCTCACCACCGGCCCTCCAATCCCGCAACAACAGCGGCTCAGTTTTTAGATTATACAAAAATAAGCAAGATGGTTATGACAGAAACAGAGTAACGTAATCTATCAAGTCACATTTGTACGTTCATTCGTCAATGATAGGTTCTGTGACTGAGTCATGTAATCTTTTTCTTCTCGATCAGCTGCAGTTTTTCTTTTATTCTCTTTCACTTTTTCAAAGATGGTATTGTGCATTACAATGATGCAGAAGCCGGTGTAATCCCCTTTTCAAAAATAACTTTTTTAGTTCGATGATTCCGCTGCAAGAGCACAGCAAGTCAGTTACCGCAAGTTGAACAACACATTTGTCTAAAAAATGTGTAATATGAGCGAATTTTAAAACAACTTTCAGGCCATTCAATTGTTTTATGAATGGTTTATTCTCCTGTGACAAATTATTCCATATATGACCTATTCGAAATTAACTACAGGAAATGATCTTGGAGACCTTAAATTATTATTTCTGCTCAACTTACCTTCAAATTAGGTTGTAAAAAGACAAAGTTGGCCTATAAACTCAATTTTTAACAATTGTTTCTTGTCATCTTTTAAATCCTTCAAGTTGTATTCTGCCATGGTCTGGAAAATCTTGAACTGTAGTTTTCATTTAGAGTAAAGTAGATGCATACAACTGAATAACATAAATTACATTTGTATTTTACAGAGTATGAAGAAGTAGAATTCAAGTACTGGAATATGTTTATCATATTTTTATTGTAATTGTTCATATTTAACAAGGATAAATGATATGAATAGATGTTAAATAAAATTTACTAAACAATACCTGAAACACGAGTTACTTTTAATTTCAGAACTTAATTTTCTTATAAGATTGCAAACTCTAATACCGTAAACTAAATATAGTCTAGAAGATCCGGAAAATAAAAAaaacatatttttctaattcaagtGACTGGGATGTATAGAAAATCTTAACCAAACTCCTATAATTATTTCCTACTATTTCTGATGTGTAGCCTATGAGCTTCAGGCTCAGCTGTCGCATGCGCCTAATATGTGGGACCATTTTGTTAGGAGAGGCTCTGGTGTCAAATGATGTAAAATCTGAAATAGACTTTTTAAATCAGAAACCTTGAGGCAGATTTTCTAAATTTTGGTAGTTACCGTCACCCAAGCACAAATATGGGATAAACAGAGGAAATTTTGTCAAATTTTGAATACTCTCGCTCCAAGTTAAAGCATCATTACATCGTTTGTTAAAGCATCATTACATCGTTTGTTCTCTAAAGCTTACACCCAAATATATCTAACTCCTCATGAGTATAGTCAATTCATCGGTAACTCGATATAAAATTGGATTTGTGCAGTGGCTACTAACACAAGAAAATTAAAGTGTCATTCTAAACCTCTTGATGAATGCCTTGACATTGAAGTATAAAGTGAAGAGGAAGAATAATCCTCTATACAGAATTTACGATGAATCACAATATGACTATCGAGTGGTTGTGGATAATCAGGCCTAAATTTATCTCGATAAATACTTGGCTGCAAATTCAGCAATATATTTATCCGAAGTGCCTCCTTCATGCATTGCCTCCTTTGCCATCTTCATCCACTTTGTCGCATTTTTGCGGTACTCATCCTTCCCCTCGCCATCCATCACCTTGCGGATGCACCTCTCCACCTCCTCCCTCCTCACCAAGCTTTTCTCGTTTGCCCGCATCCGCACGCCGATCCCCCAGGCACTCTCCACGTACTTTGCCGTGGTTGGCTGGTCAGCCGACCGTGGCATTGTCACCATTGGCACGCCGGCAACAATTGCTTCCGTTGTCGAGTTCCATCCGCAGTGGGTCAAGAAACAACCTGCAAGTTGAAAGGTAAATTAATACCTGAAAAATTGATATTTATATTCATAAAAATAAACTCCCTATTTTTCGTACCTATGGACTTATGCGCCAAGACCTCAAGCTGGGGACACCATGGCACAAGTAATCCATTTTCCTTGCATCTGTCATTGAGTTCTTCAGATATTTTTTCTACCTCGCTGGATCTCACGACCCAGAGAAATGGCTTGCCGGAGTCGCAGAGCCCATTTCCAAGCTCGTCAagctcgccggcgtcgaggcTGTAGACCGTCCCATAGGACGCGAGGACTACCGAGATAGTAGGCTGCCGTTCCAGCCATGCCATGCACGGTGCGTCGCTGCTGAAGAAGTTGACGCCGTAGGCCTTGTTCGACGGCAGGCGGCCGTCGTCGAGGAAGAAGGACGGCAGCGTCGGGCCGACCGTCTTGGCGCGCCATCTGGACTCCATGTACTCCGCTTCCTGCGGCTCGAGGTCGCGGAAGGAGTTGACGAGCACGTCGCCGGCGTCCTCGAGGCCCTCGAACTGCCGGATCGACACGTCCAGGTACTTGGGGTACAGCTCCGGCGACACCACGAACGGCGACAGGTCCTCAGGCCCGAGGTCCACGCTCACCGCGCCCCGGGCGCGCAGCGCGCTCCCGTCCGCCATGGGCAGCGGCGCGCGCCCCGCCCACGCCTCGCCGTAGATGAGGTCCACGGCGCACGACTGCGACATGAACGCGGCGGTCGGCACGCCCGCGGCCTTGGCCACACGCGGCGCCCACGCCATGTTAGGGTCGTAGACCATCACGGACGGCGTCCTCCCGGCGCGCATCTCCTCTGCGATGACCTGCGCCAGCGTCTCTGACCCCACGGCCTCGGACCTGCGGCAGTACTCGACGGGGTCCGGGCAGGAGGCCATGCCGCCATCGTCGAAGCCGTCGGAGAAGGCGGCGACGCGGAAGGGGTCGCCGGGGGGCGGGCCCATGGAGAGCACGTAGCGCGTGGCGGCGAGCGTGGGGCGCAGGCCGTGGTACGCGAGGCGGCGGCCGAGCTGGAGCATCGGGTTCATGTGGCCCTGCGCCGGCAGCGGCACCAGCAGGACGTGCGCGCCCCCGCGTTCATCGCTCTCCATGTCTCTGTTGGGTTCAGGCTCGCTTCAGCTCTGGGAAAAAAGCTCTGCTTTGGAGAGGGAATTGCATAATCCACCATTTATTGGAGCTAGTGTTGCACAGAACACCTACTATACGGGTTTGTTGCAGAAAACACCACATATTGGTGTAATACATTGCAACTAGATCTAATCTAATGTTTGGATACATTGACATAATTTTATACAGAtgggtcccacttgtaagtgcaCATGTGGCAATAAAAACCGGTCACATCAGCCAACATATTAGATCGTCATTATCTCCCAAACTTGTGGTCCAATTGAGCCGAAACTTTCTCAAATTAGTATTGAATACATGTAGTATTTACTGGAATTGTTTCTCATTTTTCTGAAAAATGTCAAAAATTAACCAAAAAATTGTACGGCCTAACCAAAATTTTCATTATCTTCAACCCATTGATCCAAATGGGGTAAAACTTTCCCAAAATGGTACTGTAGACATGTGAAATTCACTgaaatttttcatattttctgaaattGTTAAAATTTGAACCAAAATTTAAATGAAACAAGTTCGGCATGTGATCACTAGCACCAAAAACATGATAGATATTGTTGCCATTAGATTTTAGCATCCAAGTATTTGCTATATGGCCACTACAGCAAACTAGTTGTCATGTGGCCAATACAACCATCACAAAATAATATGACTAGTCTTGCATACTTGGTCTGGAGGAGGCCCTCCAGCTCTCTGTGGCCGGCAATTGCATCTACCCGCCACTGCCGCCGCCATCGCTACCAGCACCACATACACCCACGCCGGCACCGTCCACAGTCACCGAGACATACGCAGTGGCAGGGCATCATGCGGGAGGGTCGGCACACCACTGGTGTGGCTCGGTGCatcggaggaggaggcggcctaCCTTGAGCAGCGGCGCTGCCGCACGCTAGAGGAGAAGTGGACTGGTCGGAGCACCGCATGCAACACGAGCGCGGAGAGGAGGAGCACCGATAGCACTAGCCGCGCGAGGAGGAGAAGGAGCGGCGGAAGCAGGAGGAGGCAAGCGGCGCCAGGCAGCCATGGCGTAGTAGCAGACGTCGGAGGAGGCCGCGCTCGCGGCCTACCAGACAGCGTTCCCCTGGGCACAGCCGCCAAAGTTCTTTGACTTTACCTGCTCCAACGATGAGGATGACACTTACGGCTGTGGGCGAGAACTGCTGTGAGGCCTTTTGTTTTTATTATGTTTTATTATATTTAGTTATGTTTGAAGGGGACTTTGGCCAGCGGTTTTAATGTTTAATCATGTATTATTAATATTCATGTTTTAAATTTAAATATTTTTTGTGCCTATTTAGTTTTTCTAAGACCACGCGGACAAATGCGTCGGCCACGGTGGGTGCACCAGCCGACCCAAAAAACCCGGACATGCATGTCTGCTcggccgacccaaacggataAAAATCACATTCCTTTGCATCAGCCGGTTAGAATTGACTTACAAGCGGGATCCATTTGTCTGAAATTATGTTAATATAGCTAAACACTAGATTAGACCTATCTTCAATGTATTACACCAATATGTGGTGCTTTCTGCAACAAACCTGTATAGTAGGTGTTTTGTGCAACACTAGCCCCAATAAATGGTGGTTCGTGCAATTCCCTCCTGCTTTGGATGTTCAGTCAAAGGAGTGAGTGTACCATGAATGAATGCATCGGGGAATACAAATAAGATAAGGTTTTTTGTTCTCCTACGGGAAGCTTCTCTGAGCATGGCTAtcatctactccctccatttcacaatgtagtgcttcctctatcctCGTGTTttaactttgaccgtaaatttaactaccaagaccgattatggcgggagcaaaaattatatcagtgaatttgtattcgaaagaagttttcaattatatattatttttttcCGTCGCAGTTGGtcttgttggttaaatttatggtcaaagttaaACCTCAAAAAGCGCGACTGAACTATATTTTGAAATGAAGGGAGTAGTATCAAGCAAGTCGCTTCCAAGCTTGACAGGGATTCAGGGAAGGTGCTCGTGTAGATTCCACATTCCAAGACTACCCTCTCCAGctatttttctttctcttttctcttCTGTTTCTCCTATGAGGAGTGCTACGTGTCTGTTGgttaatctttttaaaagatcgcTCGGGTCATGAGCCGTCTGATTATATGACGCGAGTCGTCTGATCACTCCTCTTCATTCTCCCGCAACAAGAACCTTGTTGCAAACCTTCGCCACAACAGAACCTTTGTTGCAAAAGCATCTTCCTCCTTTTTTTTTGCCTCTTATTTGTATTCCTGCCAAGGTTTTGAATCACAAGTGGACTTTTTTTCTCGAGGGGCACCGGAATTCATGGTTACCACGGTAACCATGAAATTCCGAAAAAATTTCGGACGGAATTTATAATCaaa contains:
- the LOC125540775 gene encoding UDP-glucosyltransferase UGT13248-like — protein: MESDERGGAHVLLVPLPAQGHMNPMLQLGRRLAYHGLRPTLAATRYVLSMGPPPGDPFRVAAFSDGFDDGGMASCPDPVEYCRRSEAVGSETLAQVIAEEMRAGRTPSVMVYDPNMAWAPRVAKAAGVPTAAFMSQSCAVDLIYGEAWAGRAPLPMADGSALRARGAVSVDLGPEDLSPFVVSPELYPKYLDVSIRQFEGLEDAGDVLVNSFRDLEPQEAEYMESRWRAKTVGPTLPSFFLDDGRLPSNKAYGVNFFSSDAPCMAWLERQPTISVVLASYGTVYSLDAGELDELGNGLCDSGKPFLWVVRSSEVEKISEELNDRCKENGLLVPWCPQLEVLAHKSIGCFLTHCGWNSTTEAIVAGVPMVTMPRSADQPTTAKYVESAWGIGVRMRANEKSLVRREEVERCIRKVMDGEGKDEYRKNATKWMKMAKEAMHEGGTSDKYIAEFAAKYLSR